The sequence AATTTGTCCGGGCCGATTCACTGCAGCCGCGCCGTACTCGACGGCATGATCGCTGCGGGCCGCGGTAAGATCATCAGCATCGGCTCCGACGCAGGCCGCGTCGGTGGCAGCGGCGAAGCGGTCTACTCGGCGTGCAAGGGCGGCATCATCGCCTTCACCAAAGCGTTGGCGCGCGAGGTCGCCCGTCATCGCATCAACGTCAACGTGGTCTGCCCGGGCCCGAGCGATACGCCGCTGTTGCAGCAGATCACCAGCGTCCCGCTGGGCAAGAAGATCATCGAGGCGACGGTTCAAAGCACACCGTTTCGCCGCTTGGTGGCGCCCGCCGAAGTCGCGGCCGCCGTCGCGTTTTTTGCCTCGGCCGATGCCGAATTCATTACCGGTCAGGTTCTCAGCGTCAGCGGCGGCCTGACGATGGTGGGGTGAGTGCGGTTGGCGCACCGGCGCGCGTCCCGATGGCCGCGCCGGACCGAATCTCGCCCGCGGCCCAAGGTCGAAAGTTCAAAGTCCAAAGTGGCGGGCAGAAATCCTGGCGCGGCGCGACGACTTCCCGAGAGTAAAGGGCGACAGCTGCGGCGTCAGCAGACCGGCTACGGGGGGTCTCAGGGCAGGCGGATGATGTCCGGCCGGTCGCTGGTGCCCTGGAAATGAAGGTTGGCGGCGCTGCTGTGACTGCCGTGTAAGTCAAAGTAGGCGCCGAGCAGACCGTGTCCGCCGGTGCCGACGCCGTGCACGCGCGTCTGCCCGACCAGCGACCCGGCCACGCCGACGTGAAAGATCGAGCGCGTCGGCTGCGTGGTGTCGATACCGGAGAGCGGGAAGGAGGCGTAACACTGCACGCTGGTGCTGGCTGAAAGGCGTTGCTCGAACTCGTTGAAGACCAGGAACTGCGCCGTGATCGGCGTCAGGTTGCGATCCTGCATGACGAAGTCTTCGCTGCACGGTACCAGCGCGAGTGCGCCGAAGATCGGGTCGCCGGTCACTGGGCTGGTGGCGCCGTCGAAGTAATGGTTGACGATCAAGGTGTGCGGGCAAGCGTTGTACTCCTCGCCGATCACCAGGGTATTGTCCCCGTTGTTGGCGCC is a genomic window of Deltaproteobacteria bacterium containing:
- a CDS encoding SDR family oxidoreductase, with amino-acid sequence MQLEGQIALVSGGGSGIGRAIARRLAADGARVAVADINLGAAEDTATLIGDAGRTALAVQLDVTDFASVQRGVAHVAGHWGGNVQILVNNAGWDRFEWFTENTPELWQKVIAINLSGPIHCSRAVLDGMIAAGRGKIISIGSDAGRVGGSGEAVYSACKGGIIAFTKALAREVARHRINVNVVCPGPSDTPLLQQITSVPLGKKIIEATVQSTPFRRLVAPAEVAAAVAFFASADAEFITGQVLSVSGGLTMVG